In the genome of Planctomycetota bacterium, one region contains:
- a CDS encoding GH32 C-terminal domain-containing protein, giving the protein MTQGRTLGWAALAAALAACAACPARAAEDRKVPDIADKTLVVWAAPANLTQRGGSALTLEDGDDRFDAVVFGELAPARWMAGSDFFRRTHRPQDAWAAETADAKTFVQVAVVYEGTRIAIYRNGVRYAEYTVGQPQAFGPRSFAVIGLRHVAAGDGACFAGAIEDARIYSVALTPEQLAALKPSQASHPKPLAWWTFADGKAEERMGTFPNTRLFGNARVADGKLVLDGRGSYLVSARGEVPSWRGRAPAAGGDLIADARALRARLLADPHRPRYHFVSPEGICMPFDPNGALFWRGRYHLMYIVQHGGHCWGHAVSHDLLHWTILPLALVPGHGDRGIFSGGAFVNKEGRPTIIYHGCGVGNCIAIARDDDLLEWDKLPSNPIVPIPKKGEPGEGKYSSWDPHAWLEGDTYYAIFGGGTPTLFKSSDLRKWEFQGPFIPDRKWIHGGDASCPDFFPLGDRHMFLFIAHDMGVQYCIGRWEKEKFAPESHGMMTWTGGRFFAPETLLDAQGRRILWGWVCEARTPAAQSAAGWGGVMSLPRVLSLADDKTLRIEPIAELERLRMNPRHRENLALDGDSPLDDAKGDCLEIALEIEPGAAKQVGLKVRRSPAGEEETLIAFDPAARTLRLDVARSSLSADVRYGWPSPFNVTDGSDERVQEAPLELREGEALKLRVFLDRSIVEVFANGRQCVTQRIYPSRTDALGVALFSLGGRAKVRSLDIWEMAATNAW; this is encoded by the coding sequence GTGACGCAGGGCAGAACCTTGGGATGGGCCGCCCTCGCAGCGGCTCTGGCCGCCTGCGCCGCCTGCCCCGCCCGCGCGGCGGAGGACAGAAAGGTGCCCGACATCGCCGACAAGACGCTCGTCGTCTGGGCCGCCCCGGCCAACCTGACTCAGAGGGGCGGCAGCGCGCTCACGCTCGAGGACGGCGATGACCGCTTCGACGCGGTCGTCTTCGGCGAACTCGCCCCCGCCCGGTGGATGGCGGGCAGCGACTTCTTCCGCCGCACGCACCGCCCGCAGGATGCCTGGGCCGCCGAAACCGCCGACGCGAAAACCTTCGTGCAGGTGGCCGTGGTCTACGAGGGCACGCGGATCGCGATCTACCGCAACGGCGTCCGCTATGCCGAGTACACGGTCGGGCAGCCCCAGGCGTTCGGGCCGCGGAGCTTCGCCGTCATCGGCCTGCGGCACGTGGCGGCGGGCGACGGCGCATGCTTCGCCGGCGCCATCGAGGACGCCCGCATCTACAGCGTCGCCCTGACGCCCGAGCAACTCGCCGCGCTCAAGCCCAGCCAGGCGTCGCACCCGAAGCCCCTTGCGTGGTGGACCTTCGCGGACGGCAAGGCCGAGGAGCGGATGGGCACGTTCCCGAACACCAGACTCTTCGGCAACGCCAGGGTGGCCGATGGCAAGCTGGTGCTCGATGGCCGCGGCAGCTACCTGGTGAGCGCCCGCGGCGAGGTGCCGAGCTGGCGCGGCCGAGCGCCCGCCGCGGGCGGCGACCTGATCGCCGACGCTCGCGCGCTCCGCGCGCGCCTCCTCGCCGACCCGCATCGCCCGCGCTACCACTTCGTCAGCCCCGAGGGCATCTGCATGCCCTTCGACCCCAACGGCGCCCTCTTCTGGCGGGGCCGCTATCACCTCATGTACATCGTCCAGCACGGCGGCCACTGCTGGGGCCACGCTGTGAGCCACGACCTGCTGCACTGGACGATACTGCCCCTCGCCCTGGTGCCCGGCCACGGCGATCGGGGGATCTTCAGCGGCGGCGCCTTCGTGAACAAGGAGGGCCGCCCGACCATCATCTACCACGGCTGCGGCGTGGGCAACTGCATCGCCATCGCCAGGGACGACGACCTGCTCGAGTGGGACAAGCTGCCCTCGAACCCCATCGTGCCCATCCCGAAGAAGGGCGAGCCCGGCGAAGGCAAGTACAGCTCCTGGGACCCCCACGCTTGGCTCGAAGGCGACACCTACTACGCCATCTTCGGCGGCGGAACCCCGACGCTCTTCAAGTCGAGCGACCTGAGAAAATGGGAGTTCCAGGGCCCGTTCATCCCCGACCGCAAATGGATACACGGCGGCGACGCCTCGTGCCCCGACTTCTTTCCCCTGGGCGACCGGCACATGTTCCTCTTCATCGCGCACGACATGGGCGTGCAGTACTGCATCGGACGGTGGGAGAAGGAGAAGTTCGCGCCCGAGAGCCACGGGATGATGACGTGGACGGGCGGGCGGTTCTTCGCGCCCGAGACGCTGCTCGATGCCCAGGGCCGCCGCATCCTGTGGGGCTGGGTGTGCGAGGCGCGGACCCCCGCCGCCCAGAGCGCCGCCGGCTGGGGCGGCGTGATGAGCCTGCCGCGCGTCCTCTCGCTGGCCGACGACAAGACGCTGCGCATCGAGCCCATCGCCGAGCTTGAGCGGCTGCGGATGAACCCCCGCCACCGCGAGAACCTGGCGCTCGACGGCGACAGCCCGCTGGACGATGCGAAGGGCGATTGCCTCGAGATTGCCCTGGAGATCGAGCCGGGCGCGGCGAAACAGGTCGGGCTCAAAGTGCGTCGCTCGCCCGCGGGCGAAGAGGAAACCCTCATCGCATTCGACCCGGCCGCGAGGACGCTCCGCCTCGATGTCGCCAGGTCAAGCCTCAGCGCGGACGTGCGCTACGGCTGGCCGAGTCCCTTCAATGTCACCGACGGCTCCGATGAACGCGTCCAGGAGGCCCCCCTCGAGTTGCGCGAGGGCGAGGCGCTCAAGCTGCGCGTCTTCCTCGACCGCTCGATTGTCGAGGTCTTCGCCAACGGCCGGCAGTGCGTGACCCAGCGCATCTACCCCAGCCGCACCGACGCTCTGGGCGTGGCGCTGTTCAGCCTGGGCGGCAGGGCGAAGGTCCGCTCGCTCGACATCTGGGAGATGGCCGCGACGAATGCCTGGTGA